A region of Rhodospirillales bacterium DNA encodes the following proteins:
- a CDS encoding GGDEF domain-containing protein — protein sequence MEKDLGPPPIVPSRDGGRRSPYPAPRRQGAGQDSAREDDHGREHEGARGGGADHLRSEGATDVTIAGLAADKLSPETERVIENLLAELGQVRGELDAARRRLAQLEQIVDHHPYLPVLSRQAFRGQVAHVRGRLQEFSFAPSLFVISLINGDAIRREFGIAARDKALGLLCDALRAVVAPGDFVGSLTGNELAALVFVADEAGRAALRAALARAVAERPFVAGARRVDLDVAVGLAVLSAGSDVDGLIAAADANLMAGIRGQP from the coding sequence ATGGAAAAGGACCTCGGTCCGCCTCCCATCGTACCGTCGCGCGATGGCGGGCGGCGATCCCCCTATCCCGCGCCGCGTCGCCAGGGCGCGGGCCAAGACAGCGCGCGCGAGGATGACCACGGGCGCGAGCACGAAGGCGCGCGCGGGGGCGGCGCCGATCATTTGCGGTCCGAGGGCGCGACCGACGTGACCATCGCCGGTCTTGCCGCCGACAAGCTTTCGCCCGAAACCGAGCGGGTGATCGAGAACCTTCTCGCCGAGCTCGGCCAAGTGCGCGGCGAGTTGGACGCCGCCCGGCGGCGCCTCGCCCAGCTTGAACAGATTGTCGACCATCACCCTTATTTGCCGGTGTTGAGCCGTCAGGCGTTTCGTGGGCAGGTCGCGCATGTGCGCGGTCGATTGCAGGAATTTTCGTTCGCGCCCAGCCTGTTCGTCATCAGCCTGATCAACGGCGACGCGATCCGGCGCGAATTCGGCATCGCCGCGCGCGACAAGGCGCTCGGCCTTTTGTGCGACGCGCTGCGGGCGGTCGTGGCGCCGGGCGATTTCGTCGGCAGCCTGACCGGCAACGAACTTGCCGCGTTGGTGTTCGTCGCCGACGAGGCCGGCCGCGCGGCGTTGCGCGCGGCGCTTGCGCGCGCGGTCGCGGAACGCCCGTTCGTCGCCGGGGCCCGCCGGGTGGATTTGGACGTGGCGGTCGGCCTTGCCGTGTTGAGCGCGGGCAGCGATGTGGACGGGCTGATCGCCGCCGCCGACGCCAATCTGATGGCCGGCATACGGGGCCAGCCCTAA
- a CDS encoding toxin-antitoxin system HicB family antitoxin, whose product MTTVSTYPLRLPRSVKAAVEKIAREEGISLNQFVATAVAEKLAAMTTAAFFAERKARADMAAFRRILKRKGGAPPRSGDERK is encoded by the coding sequence ATGACGACAGTTTCCACGTATCCCTTGCGTCTGCCGCGTTCGGTCAAGGCGGCGGTCGAAAAAATCGCGCGGGAAGAGGGCATCAGTCTCAACCAATTCGTGGCCACGGCGGTAGCGGAAAAACTCGCCGCGATGACGACCGCCGCGTTCTTCGCCGAGCGCAAGGCCCGCGCCGACATGGCGGCCTTCCGCCGCATTCTGAAGCGCAAGGGCGGCGCGCCGCCGCGTTCCGGCGACGAGCGAAAGTGA
- a CDS encoding DUF465 domain-containing protein codes for MSQQERLNALKARHEALESAIAEENAHTHPDEVRIHNLKKQKLKIKDEIAGLSSH; via the coding sequence ATGAGCCAGCAGGAGAGACTGAACGCTCTCAAGGCCCGGCACGAGGCGCTCGAGTCCGCCATTGCCGAGGAAAATGCCCACACCCACCCGGACGAGGTCCGGATCCATAACCTCAAAAAGCAGAAGTTGAAGATCAAGGACGAGATCGCCGGCCTGTCGTCGCACTGA
- a CDS encoding type II toxin-antitoxin system PemK/MazF family toxin: protein MRHSSTPSRTSPNGEARGEIWTVAGDADYAGKPRPVVIVQDDRFAATNSVTVCAFTSDPTDVPAIRPIVESDETNGLKARSRLMTDKITTIPRGKLGRRIGRLGPADMGRLDRALLVFLGLAG from the coding sequence ATCAGGCATTCATCGACGCCATCACGAACGAGTCCGAACGGTGAGGCGCGCGGCGAAATTTGGACCGTTGCGGGCGACGCGGATTACGCCGGCAAGCCGCGCCCCGTGGTCATCGTGCAAGACGACCGATTCGCGGCGACAAATTCCGTAACCGTCTGCGCTTTCACCAGCGATCCCACCGATGTGCCGGCGATCCGCCCTATCGTCGAGTCGGACGAGACAAACGGGCTGAAAGCGCGCTCGCGGCTCATGACCGACAAAATCACGACGATTCCGAGGGGAAAACTGGGCCGCCGCATCGGCCGTCTCGGTCCGGCGGACATGGGGCGCCTCGACCGCGCGCTCTTGGTATTCCTCGGGCTGGCGGGGTAG
- a CDS encoding DUF465 domain-containing protein, producing the protein MNDPQALKERLEALRLEHRDLDDVIRRLTENDRHDRLQLQRLKKRKLLLKDQISTIENLLIPDIIA; encoded by the coding sequence ATGAACGATCCACAGGCTCTCAAGGAACGCCTCGAGGCGTTGCGGCTGGAACACCGCGACCTCGACGACGTCATCCGGCGCCTGACCGAGAACGATCGCCATGACCGACTCCAGCTTCAGCGCCTGAAGAAGCGGAAGCTTCTGCTCAAAGACCAGATTTCGACCATCGAGAACCTGCTGATTCCCGACATCATCGCCTGA
- a CDS encoding HD domain-containing protein: MRTVRGRGDEEGIAVPGNSERKRQPARRTFSIFELIDALATALDAINPAIDAHHKQVCYIAATIAEELGLPRPAYNDLFVAAYLHDIGSLPLAERMKILEFEMKSPHLHAEFGYNLLGKFPHINEAATLVRFHHVPWKYGEGHRFRDLPVPHLSHLIHLADRIAVLYDRKVPVFAQVDGIRTTIAGFAGLQFDPEHVAAFNRVSDREVFWLDLSFGSLERTLRRMCHLPRVVVDLDELLDISKFFALVVDCRSRFTATHSGGIAACAAELGRLAGMSRSECKMLKIAGYVHDIGKLAVPNTILEKDGSLTPEEWHVMRSHTYHTRNILGRVTGLEEITAWAAEHHETLDGKGYPLRLAEANISLGSRIVAVSDIFTALSEDRPYRRGYEGAKIREIFGQHVAAGRLSREIVQLLFDHFDVLDEVRRRAQHEEQTQLADFWETARNGSLTRLEDADAARATA, encoded by the coding sequence GTGCGAACGGTTCGCGGACGGGGCGATGAAGAAGGAATCGCCGTGCCTGGAAACTCGGAACGAAAACGTCAGCCGGCGCGACGGACATTCTCGATTTTCGAGTTGATCGACGCGCTCGCCACGGCGCTCGACGCCATCAATCCCGCCATCGACGCGCACCATAAACAGGTTTGCTATATCGCCGCGACCATCGCCGAGGAACTGGGGCTGCCGCGGCCGGCCTATAACGATCTTTTCGTTGCGGCCTATCTTCACGACATCGGCAGCCTGCCGCTCGCGGAGCGGATGAAAATCCTCGAGTTCGAGATGAAGTCGCCGCATCTTCACGCCGAATTCGGGTACAACCTGCTGGGGAAGTTCCCCCACATCAACGAGGCCGCCACGCTGGTCCGTTTCCATCACGTGCCCTGGAAATACGGCGAGGGGCATAGGTTCCGCGATCTGCCGGTGCCGCACCTGAGCCACCTGATTCACCTCGCCGACCGGATCGCGGTCCTTTACGACCGGAAAGTGCCGGTCTTCGCGCAAGTCGACGGCATCCGCACGACCATCGCCGGCTTTGCCGGGCTTCAGTTCGACCCGGAGCACGTGGCCGCGTTCAACAGGGTGTCGGATCGGGAGGTTTTCTGGCTCGATCTTTCCTTCGGTTCGCTCGAACGGACCCTGCGGCGGATGTGCCATCTTCCCCGCGTGGTCGTCGATCTCGACGAACTTTTGGACATATCCAAGTTCTTCGCCCTGGTCGTCGATTGCCGGTCGCGATTCACCGCCACCCATTCCGGCGGCATCGCGGCCTGCGCCGCCGAACTCGGCCGGCTTGCCGGAATGTCCCGGAGCGAATGCAAGATGCTGAAAATCGCCGGCTACGTGCACGACATCGGCAAGCTCGCGGTACCGAACACGATCCTCGAAAAAGACGGATCGTTGACGCCCGAGGAATGGCACGTCATGCGTTCGCACACCTACCACACCCGCAACATTCTGGGGCGGGTCACGGGCCTCGAGGAAATCACGGCGTGGGCGGCCGAGCATCACGAGACATTGGACGGCAAAGGCTATCCGCTGCGGCTGGCCGAGGCGAACATCTCGCTCGGATCGCGCATCGTCGCCGTTTCGGATATCTTCACGGCCCTGTCCGAAGACCGCCCCTACCGCAGGGGATACGAGGGCGCGAAAATCCGCGAGATTTTCGGACAGCACGTGGCCGCGGGCCGGCTTTCGCGCGAAATCGTTCAACTGCTGTTCGACCATTTCGACGTCCTCGACGAGGTGCGGCGACGGGCGCAGCACGAGGAGCAGACGCAACTGGCGGACTTTTGGGAAACGGCGCGCAACGGCAGCCTGACCCGTCTCGAAGACGCCGACGCCGCGCGCGCCACCGCCTGA
- a CDS encoding DUF3018 family protein, which translates to MPVSAKRLSTRRKAASRDKVRAQGLRPIQIWAPDVGSPAFKAEARRQSRLIAASRYEAEDQAFIDAITNESER; encoded by the coding sequence ATGCCGGTTTCCGCCAAGCGTTTGTCGACCCGTCGCAAGGCCGCGTCGCGCGACAAGGTGCGCGCGCAAGGACTCCGCCCCATCCAGATTTGGGCCCCGGACGTGGGCTCGCCCGCCTTTAAGGCGGAGGCCCGACGCCAGTCGCGGCTGATCGCGGCGAGCCGATACGAGGCCGAGGATCAGGCATTCATCGACGCCATCACGAACGAGTCCGAACGGTGA
- a CDS encoding putative toxin-antitoxin system toxin component, PIN family has translation MRLVLDTDVVVAALRSPRGASAAILLAAADGRATLLMSVPLVVEYEATCTLAEHRLAAQLSEGEIAQFLDGLAALAEPVDSHFLWRPQLRDPGDEMVLEAAVNGRADAIVTFNVRDYGGGPAKFGVAVLKPAEALRRIEK, from the coding sequence GTGAGGCTTGTGCTCGACACGGACGTGGTGGTCGCTGCCCTGCGCAGTCCCCGGGGCGCGTCGGCGGCGATCCTGCTGGCGGCGGCGGATGGCCGCGCGACCCTGCTGATGAGCGTTCCGCTAGTGGTGGAATATGAAGCCACCTGTACCCTTGCCGAGCACAGGTTGGCCGCGCAACTGAGCGAAGGCGAGATCGCGCAATTCCTGGATGGCCTGGCGGCGTTGGCCGAACCGGTCGACAGTCACTTTCTGTGGCGTCCGCAATTGCGCGATCCGGGCGACGAAATGGTCCTGGAGGCGGCGGTGAACGGGCGGGCGGACGCCATCGTGACTTTCAATGTCCGCGACTATGGCGGCGGACCGGCGAAATTCGGCGTCGCCGTGCTCAAGCCGGCCGAAGCGTTGAGGAGAATCGAAAAATGA
- the purE gene encoding 5-(carboxyamino)imidazole ribonucleotide mutase: MPSPRKQRKSARSRRKPEVGVIMGSQSDWATLRHAVETLKALGVRFETRIVSAHRTPKRLYQYALSARARGLKAIIAGAGGAAHLPGMTAALTALPVFGVPVESKALKGLDSLLSIAQMPPGIPVGTLAIGRAGAINAALLAAAVLATGDARVRARLDSWRAAQTAAIARKPKDEPPETRSRRRRSR; this comes from the coding sequence ATGCCCTCGCCCCGAAAACAACGCAAATCGGCTCGATCGCGGCGCAAGCCGGAGGTCGGCGTGATCATGGGCAGCCAGTCCGATTGGGCGACGTTGCGACACGCGGTCGAGACGCTGAAGGCACTCGGCGTCCGGTTCGAGACGCGAATCGTCTCCGCCCACCGCACCCCGAAGCGCCTCTACCAATACGCCCTTTCCGCCCGCGCGCGCGGCCTCAAGGCGATCATCGCCGGCGCCGGCGGCGCCGCGCACCTGCCCGGCATGACGGCGGCACTGACCGCGTTGCCCGTGTTCGGAGTTCCGGTCGAATCGAAGGCCCTGAAGGGACTCGACAGCCTGCTCTCCATCGCCCAGATGCCGCCCGGCATACCGGTCGGGACTCTCGCGATCGGCCGCGCCGGGGCGATCAACGCGGCGCTGCTCGCCGCCGCCGTGCTCGCGACCGGGGACGCGCGCGTGCGCGCCCGGCTCGATTCCTGGCGCGCGGCGCAAACCGCCGCCATCGCGCGAAAGCCGAAGGACGAACC